The segment gcccagttccagtccctgttccacaaccagtattggaacatccgaatacagagtcacctccgtgcacagcttcacacggagaagtatgacccaaggaagtgcgcgtccttggaagcgcatctatcagcaatgtttgagaagacacgctacttggatcagcccatgacggatgatgaattcatcgcggccatcctcacgcagcttccactcaagtatcagaagcagtggtcaggcctgccgtaccgtgatgtgacagagttccgcgagcgccttctcaattatgataaacttgagaaaatggacagagcacccaataccaaggaggagagtgagagggtatcacagccccaccgacaacagccagtccacaactactggcagaatcgcgagggaaaacccaaggagctcagacaggcagcggtaaacacaatgaactggcagccaagaggaggaggacctagccggaacgatcaataccagacaggctacaggaagaccccctattacaagagaaagacgtggtggtccaactccaggaattaccacagcgatgacgaagcaaaccaccgccggaggcagggggactaccgacacaacaagcgaagatcattctcgccagagtcacggccacccagggagtcagcagaccgccgccggagagcatcgtcagaagacgagctggagtactgcaagaagtaccgccgtaccgacgagccccgctacaacggcaaacctgaggactaccgcccgccataccactatgcccccaggactcacgagacaagtggcggccatgcccagaacagccacctctcgtacaaccggaacacacagatgacagcattcccaccaccatttgctgcaccgtctacatctcagcagacgacgtactacaaccagggaccagcaaatcaggtggcagcagaattaaaagctgctgtgtctgaagcagcagggaaccgacagtggaattgtcaagaaggagccagatcaccagctccaggtggacgtgccaacacgggcacgttaaactagaaaggGTTTCCGTGCGATCGCCCCGAACGGAAAACCCCTATCCAGGCTCAGGGGTGGATAACACAACTCCAGTGTACAGTTGTGTCAGCTAATACAAGTTTCTATGCACAGTAATGTTAAGAGATAGCGAGAGAGAATTTTTGTATCATGAAAATGAGGAAGAATCCATACCTCAAGTGTACGCCATTTGTCCCCAAGTGACACTAAAAATTTGTGATCATGAAGTAACTGCCTTGATAGATAGTGGCGCTGAGGTCACTTGCATTAGTGAAGATTTGGTAAAGTACCTCGAGCAGCAAGGAGTGAAGTTACCCAAGCTGCCAGTGCCAGCACTGAAAATCATTGGGGTAACATCCAGAGCAAGCCCTGTTGTCAACAGGCAGGTGTTGATATCAGTAAGAGGCCTAGGCCAACCTAAGGAGATGTTTGCCTTAGTAGTGAAAGGCCTAGCGAAACCTCTTATAATAGGAACCGATTTCCTATCTCAATTTGGCGTTGTGATTGACTTTAAGTTATGTGTCATTCACTCAAGTGATAGTGACAAACCTATATCCCTTAACAGCAAGTGGCACGTAAGGAACAATTTTGTGGGGATTCTATGTGATGAACCCATGCACATGAGAATCTACAGCAATCAGACCAGCGAGCAGCTACAAGCCTCATTGGCGGACATTCGACAGTCACTGCAAGGTGCAGCAAGTGTGACACCCAACCAGCTGCAACAGCTGTTCCAATTATTGAAGAGTTTTCAACAGGTGTTCACTGACAAGCCAGGTCGTAACAAGTTTTACCAAGCCATAATTCGAGTGGATGAAGATGCACCATATCGTCGAAAATCCTACCCCATCCCAGTGAAGTACATACAGGAAGCAACAGCCTACCTGCAACTGATGATCAACTGGAAGGTAGTGAGGAGGGAAGCGAGTCCCTACGCCAACCCGATTGTATGTGTAGGCAAGCGTGATGGCACCGTTAGACTATGTCTGGATGCCAGAGAACTAAACAAAATAACTGTGAAGGACAGAGAGAGCCCGGTGCAAACATCTGAGATTTTAAGGCTGTACCAAGGTGTGAGATACCTCACTACGATGGACCTGTCGTCCGGGTATTGGCAAATACCACTGGAACCAAATTCCTGCCAATACACCTCATTCCTATTTCGAAACCAACAGTACGTGTTCACAGTCATGCCGTTCGGACTGTGCAATGCGGTGGCAGATTTTACAAGATGCCTAGATGCAACATTGGGACCCGAATGCCAAGGATTCGCTAGGGCCTATGTTGACGACATCCTAGTCACATCATCTAGCTTCGAAGAACACATCCAACATGTTGCCACAGTGCTACAAAAACTGCATGAGGCTGGCATGACAGTAAAAATCCGAAAATCAGTATTCTGCAGGGAGGAACTGCCTTTCCTAGGCCACATACTAACACCAGAAGGCATAAAGACATCACcagaaaaattacaatgtattcaaGATTTTCCAACTCCCAGGAATGTAAAACAGCTGAGAGCTTTCCTTGGTATCATTGGATTCTACAGAAATTATTCGAATAGAGTAGCCCAGTGTGCAGTTCCTTTGTTTACCCTACTTAAGAAAGGTCAAGTATGGATTTGGAGCGCAGAAAATGAACAAGCTTTCACCAATTTGAAGAATCTGTTCCTAACTGAACATGTTGTCTATCATCCCACGCAAGGAAAGGAATTCTTCATGTACACAGATGCATCAGACACAGCTTTGGGATGCAAGCTAGCCCAGGAAGATGGAGGAGTGGAGAAGACTGTGGCCTTGGCTAGTCGTACGCTAAACCAAGCTGAAAGGAACTATACTGTGACAGAGCGAGAAGCTCTTGCAATAGTGTGGGCTCTGCAAAAATATAGAGATTTGCTACTGGGAGAAACTATTGTGTTACTCACTGACCACCAAGCATTAACTTGCTTAAAGGCCGGAAAGTTATTTGGCAGCCGGTTAACCAGATGGTTTCTCTTACTACAAGAGTATGACATCAGGATACAGCACATCAAAGGATCGAATAATACAGCAGCAGACTACCTCAGTCGAATCCATGAGCTACAGGAGAATGCAACTTCAACTTCAGTTCATCCGAAGGAATTTTTAATTGCTCCTGTATCTGCTAAGATTTTCCAACACGGCACCAAGCTAAGAGAAATTTTGAGCAATCTGAATGAAAAACAGAAGGCAGACGAATACTGCAAGAAGATCACTGACCAGCTCAAAAAGCAGCCAGATGACCACAGGATACATCAACACTACTGTTTGTCCAACGACAACACCCTGTTCGCCAAGTCTGGGAAAACAGGATTGTAtgaagatcactggaaaccagtgataccagctgatcTGCGACAACAAATCACCTGGGAGACCCACACAGCGCTCGGACATGTGGGAAGCAAGAAGGTGACAGAAGCACTAAAGAGGCAGTTGTACTGGCCTAACATGCCCAGATGTGTAATCAAGGTCACAAGTGGTTGTGATCTGTGTCAAAAGGTGAAGCCGCCAGGAGAGCACCTGCATGGTGTGCTACAGCCCATCCTGCCGACAACGCCACTGGAATTAGTGTCGGTCGACTTGTTTGGACCCTTACCACAATCGAAAGGAGGAGTCAGACATGTATTTGTAATGCAGGATGTATTTACTAAATTCTCCAAATTATATGCTATTGTcaacccaactgcaaaagcagtgttaaataaattgaaatcattTGTGGACGAAATCGGTACGCCAAAAGTTGTGTTGTCTGACCGAGGTACGCAGTTCACTAGTGACCTGTGGCAGAAAGGTGTACGAAAACTAGGTATAACACCGACTACTATAAGCGTGAGACATCCACAGAGTAATCCGGTGGAAAGACTCATGAAGTCTATAGGCGGATTGCTACGAACATTGTGTCACCACTCGCAACAGTCATGGCGAGATAAATTGCCTTATGTAGAGTGCATTATTAATCATACTGTGCATAGCTCAATCGGAATAACCCCTAGCGAAGTTTTGAGCCTGGATAGATCGGCGGcgatcaaccctgaatttattccccattgtgacaaggagcccgaaaggacaagactacccacaggagaagaagtggaagcattcgtaaggatgaagctcacagcagaagctgatgtacgaagaagaaggaaaccagcatccaaattgtctaaatttaatctcggcgaccttgtgctcaagaaaacatctcctgtcagcaaggcatgggagaatgtcaccaggaaattatttttgcttttcgacggaccatatgtcataactgacatagttcaagagaactgttatgctctggaagacccatctacaggccgaccagtaggccggtataatatttcgcagttgagagcctacaagaaacctgtgtcccagtgaacaagttcggcacaagctagtgaaacacctgtatagtacgagtataggtactataacagctgagcgcaatcggaatgtctaggtcagagccaggacctgaccagtataaatgtgaaaggtattaaatggttactgtgtaatttgatacgccatgtgaggcgtattgcaaccactgacaggtacctaatgtgtagcggaagtgtgatacccgcttggtacattatcgtcgcgtcgatgcggaagtgcaattcccgcttattattgcctgtagtgaggtgaagtgaaatgccacccacacagatgtaatgaatcttcgaatttaatagtgtattatgtgtataatattgtttgtcagttggtctgcattattcttcgtgtgagtataagttcactaacagtaatatctgaatctatgtaatgagatgcgcctatctgtaagtactatcatactaactagcaaaaagaaatgtcaagcttatgtgttgtcgactaacttgtgtgagagaagtatggcctagctgtgtaaacatgggtgagcactgttctacaaagcatctaagaagcacatgaacactttgcaactactagcataataataataataaggttaccttgaattactgatgtggttactccaatttttccgaagcacaacacaccactgaatttattaagaatcgccgagatttatttatttttgttattaaacactgctggagaagaagatgaaaaaaatatatatatatatttttttttttgcaaatttaatacttttgttttacatgaattctatgattgaagtagggctttgcaaatgatctcatagggttgcattctgccctgaatgcagagtagaaaagtatgcattcctttcgcatacaaatccactcagtattagaaagctatttctttaaattaacttgatttggttattttaaataatgatatttatgaaatgataacgaGATATATACGAACGActgtgttatttattgtgaaaaaaaaactatacaaaagactttaatttcattcaacgtggcacttgagattttgtttgtttatatttgcaatcgtcgagtaggcgaatatgatgtcaaacgaagacctgaaaaactcaatgtctaacaactatgtcgaggacttagtacactgttgcagtaaatgtcagcaggctgtattataaacaagtactaagttactgcaaaattgagccagccagaaaagaaaaaaaagaattttttttttgcaagctatcgtgaaagcattttttttgtttcacttggctttgtcaggatagaattatcctttgcatcgagatcatgaatctcaagtgattttaacaagaaacaattcctatcagagaaatttctgaatgatatgaatacacagtcaggatcctgcgaagcccgcatcggatgcctgaaaacgaaactaatggttgagatgagagggagactgctatacactttccaaatagctgtttgcgttatatgagaacccaggtgattacagaaaaaaaaaaatactaacttgctagaagtggtagaaataaaagttcaccagacactcgagtaaaataaaagaaaaagaaaggccgccttcgccgagcggtaagctgcgataaaagagagataaaagagaaggaaacactgtgcgttccctttccaagcacaagttacacatgatgcgtgtacttaaacgaaatcaaaactattgttgatttgtttgctaacataaacaaatgcttttaattatgtaatatatgaaatgttccttgaagtgatattgtaaatatgattttatgtatatgatatgagatgttaatgagaattattaattttatcaattgttgatattatgaagttatgaaagagtgtgagatgatgcttatggaaatgtacgagatgcataatgaaattgtaaATAGAATAATacaggtacaacctgaaggcataaggatgcctaacaatgatgtacacaaaccctttcattaacatgaaaataagtttagttaaagttatgcttgaatgttatctagctaatgatacctattgttaagatgtaacaatttcactttgaaagttattgaatgttttGCCTAAGTtaatatacttattatttaatatctgatgttatttgatcccattagttactatttgttttaatagagttagtttatactgaactggcttgtggataggctacgttaagcacagaagatgtcttagcctgccgacattcgtgcgttacaagtgcacgattcacacatgagtgaagagttttaagactgtttaaaGACCGGGACACTTGTTAGTTAAAACGTACACAATACAgttcgcaacggctgtgtacctatcagtgacgggacccgacgagtgcgtccttgtgagaaggggcggttccgccgacacgagcagcaccgcagacgtcccgacgccgcctctcacgtgttcgtgagttagggcggcagctgcagccgcagtccgccgctgcagatgttcgccgcggagctaggagccgtggtgtccggtactgcgagccgccacacgccaaACCCGCCGACGTCtggtgtggagcaggtgttggtgttggccgctttgaggtcgggcgctgtcccgatgcctcctcagccgccgccgtggatgtcgtttgcaccgcgggtggacgttgatccactgccatgacgtgtcctggagaacgtcacattgttgactcacatgtacatacacccgttatagccatatgagattgctacttacagtaagtatgtcctcccacgtccctctcaacaggagcggctcaagggagtagacgccgtcggagagttgtagcaggtccagcagagaagatatttgcgcgggaaaacccgtggaccattccagcgcaggtctgctagcggcgacgacccgatgcaaagtgattaaaattgcgcgaattgtcgggtgtaacggtcgaaaggacgatagaaaaaagaaataaaaaaaagaggagaAGAAGGAGCTCggtcgctccaagttttttttttatgtgtggtgcgcgcgccgctaggcgacaaggctattcgttgtacatagtgcgagagagacggtaaactgccaatcacattgtactgttttgaataggtcaacgattgcagttcaatatgattgacaagggcggcaattctgtgctgttactattttcataatgcacagaaagttatgacttattttaatgatattattatttatgaaaacttattatattgactgttattattattatgaaattttattatttaatttgtatattgttcgcccgcaaaagttatttaaatatattttttattaattatgtatatctacgagagctatgctctatgacctgaaatggaattatatggacagtcaattgagtatacccctctaaggactaatgaacttaacgaataaacgatgattttattcggggtattacttaaagaaattttcattgttggaaattttcgttttaaatttaccgcatttttgtgttttcaattgtattaataagtgttatttacggtatttatattgtaaattacgctaaccgattttggtttcggccaatgagaggccgtgttttagatgtgaggcgtctagaacgtattaattaggaggttggttgtatgaaggcgtctgatgccgacgcaaaggcgcgaggcctattttaaatttgaaatatagctagctagattatgccatccgacactcaggatgagcttaaacgacgtataaataaataatgtgtaagattataagggcatattctgacggatatgttattaggagtgaaaatctgtaagtaaagatcttgcattttgtatcgcccatagacatacccagctgtatgtaatttcgtcgtaaataactccgatttgactaaaaactgattagttttcacgtaaaaggtgtcaattatcctgaactacgtcatgaattattagttccaagatttaaattattattttattttgtgatacccagaggtgaaatgggagtacaagtttcgtgtctctaccatataaactgagttaagccaaggcaaatacgaacccaaatataaacataaacagtaatcatactaattattaattgtgctatgatttcaaacattttctggtatgtaagaatgcgtccgtaaaaacatcatttgatttattttctgaacatacactaacgaacttttgtgaacgattcatgtgtgctacgtattttcctgatgttttaatttacataagcgcatatccacgagtcatgttcagtatcgttaggattgtttttctgtgatttttttttatctaattatattaatattgatttttatctctacacatatgttagttgtccctgatgaatagcaatttttattattaataaaaacctgaattctatccctatgtgttgatatatgttacctagctacctgtgtccaagagtgtgtgttttatgataaataacattttttttgcatgtttctaagggtcagagtacaagagcataacagtaccattgacacatatatatatgtctatatatatattttgaaaaatagtgacagccagtgtatatcgtcccgacaacacacacacaacaaaagggtctatatataaataaacgagtactattaatggtactggcaccagcagtaagaacacaccgaagaagtttagcagcagtatattgtgtttttgcaatgctctcctattgcagtaaaattcttgggcaaattgaatagcatatagtcgatctttaacataagcttttagaatacataaacgtaataaattatgttctcgtgattttaactattaaatatttattcgcatgaaaaaattaattaactaaaaaaatatttcagtaaatttatactcaaggactaaaaatgtttattttagttttaaaaaatattgtatgtatgtatacttttctgaaaaaagtatattcaagaaaacaaattttcttcttttttattttgatcttgaacttacttgacaagcaatattgaacttcaactttatactttcggtatagcacttttcgatttattcttcttcaaaagggaattaaaagtaatgaataaatagtattttcctccataattattgcagccgtatactgaaaagtttaactttcctttatttgcatgacgcggaactcctaactagacaaaacgtttgttatttattttgaacgttttatttatgtttcctttcgaacttaaatgaaactcttaacatttaatttcatcaaaagttatacaatataagtatcaagttaaaatatttttaagtgaagttgtggctattttgttgttgaaaatgacactctgaagtttgaataaaagtgagaaatgataaaaatatatttgtagttaaaaacagttaattcatttcaaattcaatcttttgtacatgcatattgccaaataaattccacaatacattaaattctatgcatttgaatctattcgtatattctgcagaattaattcctataagcaaatacctattacgtacaatgtacttttagtcctgtcgtatagttatacaaaaatttttatcaaaattattgtttcgtctatgcggttatggttgaaaaagaaaaaaaagtaatttatattatttttaaattcggttgttagtaagaacacgtatttagtgtaatatgacatacattattctgttattaaaacattactatcgataactctattttagatttatctgtctatgttataaggatttcaacttgattctttttcttcggcttatgacagcagcaaattttgttttatcgcatatgtaatgtttttatgttttgcatattataattaatgagttagtaattgttagcgggtgaggctttttcacaaatggacgcgttcttggcggctagcaggtaggacgcgtgtattacgcaggctggatagggaagtacgactgcgggcgagctccatgatagaagcaacgggagaagtagcactcggctatttgtataggttgggatagctgtgcgaatggtagaacagaccacgggtctatggtgaggaaaaaggtcccaagctcgacatcccgacgatgagaccgtttacgaactgtcgatggatcatcaggaaagtcaacaacttcttcagaaacttgagtccctctttcaaaattcagtttaatacctggagatgactatattcgatgttctaccaagcgaagcaaactcttaattcattactagttgatgtttaatattgtgacgcaaaataaaattgtgaattagcttactttgctcatgccaggttttacaagtttggtcaaagttaattaaatgaataaaaattgtgtccctttgctgctggctacccgcaagaaattatcatggtgaataatagataataatttaaatcgacatggaatattatatgatttttatgggattgtgttttggtaatggtgtgtgtatttttaagaaactgtcttgtgtattttattacattcacttcacgtaacgaattgtctgaacgtaatgttattgtttgtttgttttaatatttcgtttaattgaacaataatacatagtttgccgcttcgagcgactacagaaatgacaatataattagtttacagtgttccaaacattttagtttcctctactgtacatggggcgaatatgtcttatgttatgtttactgaaaccatatcattatacatgctaagtgagatgttgcgattgagtagaagcgaaaatatgtcttaaaaccctggtaatgctatgaattccattcattagtttactcggtgatccgcagggtctgttgttatgactgaatacatgtgcacttcctctatgtagcgtggcttcattgagatgaaagcatagctcacgttgatgaaatacttattaattaaaaaataaaaatgttattttatgcttcaatttctgttagtatcgtacacagatttaaaatgtaatgcagagttccttagttttatgtatattgaaatttgctcatgtgtagagtagttattaaaagcacaaaaaacatatatgacgaattgttgtgtattatttccattaggcgtaaccatgaaaatagataagattttatcattatgtgaaacctacatttgaaatgttggcgtttaaatatttataaaagcgtgtgaacaCTTAAtgcgctatttatctatttaggaagtaggtagtttctttgattttagaagggtttttttaacaaacaactaaattaattcaaaaatttgaactactgcaagcaaaaaatactttattcaatttttattttaaaattagccttatattctaccttgcttacactttattatcgaaaaggattttttttgacagagatgaataccgtaaataatacacaaaacaaacatgattttgtatgatacaataacagctagtgacagtgacgaaaccaaaattattttgatagtttgtatagaaaatccccaacagtagtggtgatatatttagggatttcgttgtagatgggtactatttcacaataaaaaggagttatcatcaattatcaaagcagccatatttcgtatattctttgacagcctaaatacagcaccaaattacgtacttggctaaaaattaattcccgctgcatgtgtacatttcgggaggaggggaaaatctcagggtggcccgaacctccctgaaataaaaaaagcccatcggagggggcccgcttggatttgcaaaatcttcacgttatcgcgcgggcctcacgggaatcctacagattttcgcccgtgattccagctatacatttcactgacaccttgagcacaacagtcagtgcacactgagttcttacataccacccgcacttgtcttcgataaaatctgaactcaggtggattcagcatgactgattaagcctgcagtctgaatccacctgtaggccgctgttgcaacagctaagaaatttacactgctcgtaaacagtctgtatgtaactcggaacgggattccagttcattcgtgtatatttattcatcatattatgcaacgttaaagtcattaaaaaatattaaaaaaaataaaatgctaaacatgtaataagtgccagaaaataataatatgctgtaatatttagtgtacctaaatacgacgtgaaccctagaatacaaagttgacgatgtgtcgttggtgggatcacttgtttgttcctgacattttttctctacagaattttaaagtgagtttgacatgcactttttcttcaggaagtaagttaaaaatttgtttgtcgttattgcgatttcaaaagttgatttgtgtctaagagtaaaaatatttaatattattttcatcattttattcccagttttattactcaatctattagtaggacgtgatttctcgtcgcggtgcggaagacttttatgaatgaaagcataatgttcgtgcaaaaccattcatcacacaaatgtcagttctaaagtataatgttgtaaatttatttttaattataataatttttacaattttttttctgaaaacacaagctaacgcatcaatttttggtgacaattttttgtaatgtatgtaaatctattaattatgtagaacataattaaaaaataaaaataaatgttttaaacagaattgacgattgtttgtatttaatggatatggactggatcgcaacactaatttaatgtttcaagttaataaacagtgtcaggaagcaagcaaggcaatatgagaacattatctttttggttgaatgtagcgaaagggaaaaacagtcacctttcttgccacgatcttgttcgcagataacgagATAACGCAggtaagtagtaaatggactccacacaatgacaaccctcccattattccgcccccctcgctgaaacgccctctcccccctcc is part of the Bacillus rossius redtenbacheri isolate Brsri chromosome 8, Brsri_v3, whole genome shotgun sequence genome and harbors:
- the LOC134534699 gene encoding uncharacterized protein LOC134534699, whose product is MLSASTHSYAQFQSLFHNQYWNIRIQSHLRAQLHTEKYDPRKCASLEAHLSAMFEKTRYLDQPMTDDEFIAAILTQLPLKYQKQWSGLPYRDVTEFRERLLNYDKLEKMDRAPNTKEESERVSQPHRQQPVHNYWQNREGKPKELRQAAVNTMNWQPRGGGPSRNDQYQTGYRKTPYYKRKTWWSNSRNYHSDDEANHRRRQGDYRHNKRRSFSPESRPPRESADRRRRASSEDELEYCKKYRRTDEPRYNGKPEDYRPPYHYAPRTHETSGGHAQNSHLSYNRNTQMTAFPPPFAAPSTSQQTTYYNQGPANQVAAELKAAVSEAAGNRQWNCQEGARSPAPGGRANTGTLN